A part of Primulina eburnea isolate SZY01 chromosome 10, ASM2296580v1, whole genome shotgun sequence genomic DNA contains:
- the LOC140842667 gene encoding uncharacterized protein, which produces MEGKSGAQPLEIHEFEPFCKWQRKEDRDILEIHLQDFEKEQLRVQISHQGTLKISGERSINPSRKSKFYKELKLSNIYDSSTISAKFVNEWLHITIPKIKNRVTEKDDKRVIGSKDDQRPKKESTKDEATALPSNDVGNANAYIEDEFRGRKWAASALKVAKTAVIVAAMGVTVAALMSYVIYMYKSTVDEVDDCNY; this is translated from the exons ATGGAAGGAAAATCAGGTGCTCAACCGCTTGAAATTCACGAATTCGAACCATTTTGTAAATGGCAACGCAAGGAGGATCGTGACATTCTTGAAATCCATCTCCAAG ATTTCGAAAAGGAACAGCTAAGAGTGCAAATTAGCCATCAAGGGACACTAAAGATTTCAGGGGAACGCTCAATAAATCCATCGCGGAAAAGTAAATTCTACAAGGAACTAAAATTATCAAACATCTATGATTCCTCAACAATTAGTGCAAAGTTTGTGAATGAGTGGCTCCATATTACAATACCCAAAATAAAAAACAGAGTCACTGAAAAGGATGACAAAAGGGTCATTGGATCCAAGGATGATCAAAGGCCTAAAAAGGAGTCCACCAAAGATGAAGCCACGGCACTGCCTTCGAATGATGTAGGAAATGCAAATGCATATATAGAAGATGAGTTCCGGGGACGGAAATGGGCGGCTTCAGCTTTGAAAGTGGCCAAGACAGCCGTGATCGTGGCAGCTATGGGTGTGACTGTGGCGGCGTTGATGTCTTATGTTATTTATATGTACAAATCTACCGTTGATGAGGTTGATGATTGTAATTACTAA
- the LOC140842666 gene encoding 5-methyltetrahydropteroyltriglutamate--homocysteine methyltransferase-like isoform X2, with the protein MASHIVGYPRMGPKRELKFALESFWDGKSSAEDLEKVSADLRASIWKQMTDAGIKYIPSNTFSYYDQVLDTTAMLGAVPSRYNWSGTEIGFSTYFSMARGNASVPAMEMTKWFDTNYHFIVPELGPDVKFSYASHKAVNEYKEAKALGVDTVPVLVGPVTYLLLSKPAKGVEKTFPLLSLLDKILPVYKEVITELKAAGASWIQFDEPTLVLDLDSHQLEAFTKAYAQLESSLSGLHVLIETYFADVPAAAFKTLTSLAGVAGFGFDLVRGSKTLDLIKREFPSGKVLFAGVVDGRNIWANDLDASLITLQSLESIVGKDKLVVSTSCSLLHTAVDLVNEPKLDKEIKSWLAFAAQKIVEVDALAKSLAGKKDEAFFSANSAAQASRKSSPRVNNEAVQKAAAALKGSDHRRATNVSSRLDVQQKKLNLPILPTTTIGSFPQTIELRRVRREYKAKKISEEEYISSIKEEIKKVVKLQEELDIDVLVHGEPERNDMVEYFGEQLSGFAFTANGWVQSYGSRCVKPPIIYGDVSRPKPMTVFWSTAAQSMTKRPMKGMLTGPVTILNWSFVRNDQPRFETCYQIALAIKDEVEDLEKAGITVIQIDEAALREGLPLRKAEHAFYLDWAVHSFRITNSGVEDTTQIHTHMCYSNFNDIIHSIIDMDADVITIENSRSDEKLLSVFREGVKYGAGIGPGVYDIHSPRIPSTEEIADRINKMLAVLETNILWVNPDCGLKTRKYGEVKPALENMVSAAKLLRTQLASAK; encoded by the exons ATGGCTTCTCACATCGTTGGATACCCACGTATGGGCCCTAAGAGAGAGCTGAAGTTTGCTCTGGAATCTTTCTGGGATGGCAAGAGCAGCGCGGAGGATTTGGAAAAAGTGTCGGCTGACCTCAGGGCATCCATCTGGAAGCAGATGACTGATGCCGGGATCAAGTACATTCCTAGCAACACGTTCTCTTACTATGATCAGGTACTTGATACAACTGCTATGCTTGGTGCTGTCCCCTCGAGATACAATTGGAGTGGCACTGAGATTGGTTTCTCAACCTACTTTTCCATGGCAAGAGGCAATGCCTCAGTTCCTGCTATGGAAATGACCAAGTGGTTTGACACCAACTA CCACTTTATTGTGCCAGAATTGGGACCAGATGTGAAATTTTCATATGCTTCCCACAAAGCTGTGAACGAATACAAAGAGGCTAAAGCG CTTGGTGTTGATACCGTCCCTGTACTTGTCGGCCCTGTTACATACTTGTTGCTTTCTAAGCCAGCCAAGGGTGTTGAAAAGACTTTCCCTCTTCTCTCTCTTCTTGACAAAATTCTTCCAGTCTACAA GGAAGTTATTACTGAGTTGAAGGCAGCAGGTGCGTCGTGGATCCAGTTTGATGAGCCCACACTTGTTTTGGATCTCGACTCTCACCAATTGGAAGCATTCACCAAGGCATATGCTCAATTAGAATCAAGCTTATCTGGGCTTCATGTTCTTATTGAGACTTACTTTGCTGATGTCCCTGCGGCGGCATTCAAAACCCTTACCTCTCTTGCCGGAGTCGCTGGGTTTGGTTTTGATTTGGTCCGTGGTAGCAAGACCCTTGATTTGATCAAGAGGGAATTCCCTTCAGGAAAAGTCCTTTTTGCTGGAGTGGTTGATGGCAGGAACATTTGGGCTAATGATCTGGATGCATCTCTCATCACCTTGCAGTCTCTTGAAAGCATCGTGGGAAAGG ATAAGCTTGTTGTATCCACCTCCTGCTCCCTTCTCCACACCGCTGTGGATCTTGTAAATGAGCCTAAGCTGGACAAAGAAATTAAATCCTGGCTCGCATTTGCTGCGCAAAAAATTGTTGAAGTTGATGCTTTGGCAAAGTCACTGGCTGGAAAGAAGGACGAG GCATTCTTCTCTGCTAATTCTGCTGCTCAGGCTTCCAGGAAATCCTCTCCGAGGGTGAATAATGAAGCTGTCCAAAAGGCT GCTGCCGCGTTGAAGGGCTCTGACCACCGCCGTGCTACCAATGTTAGTTCTAGACTTGATGTTCAACAAAAGAAGCTTAACCTTCCAATCCTACCAACCACCACCATTGGTTCCTTCCCCCAGACCATAGAACTCAGAAGAGTCCGCCGTGAATACAAAGCCAAAAA GATCTCTGAGGAGGAATATATCTCCTCTATAAAAGAGGAAATTAAGAAAGTTGTCAAGCTTCAGGAGGAGCTCGACATCGATGTTCTTGTTCATGGAGAGCCGGAG AGGAACGACATGGTTGAGTACTTCGGCGAGCAATTGTCTGGCTTCGCCTTCACTGCCAATGGGTGGGTGCAATCTTATGGATCTCGCTGTGTGAAGCCACCGATTATTTACGGTGATGTGAGTCGGCCCAAGCCAATGACCGTCTTCTGGTCCACTGCTGCCCAGAGCATGACCAAGCGCCCAATGAAGGGAATGCTTACAGGCCCAGTTACCATTCTCAACTGGTCCTTCGTACGAAACGACCAACCCAG ATTCGAAACCTGCTATCAAATCGCTTTGGCCATTAAGGACGAAGTTGAGGATCTTGAGAAGGCAGGAATTACGGTGATCCAAATTGATGAAGCTGCACTGAGAGAAGGATTGCCTCTGAGGAAGGCTGAACATGCTTTCTACCTAGACTGGGCCGTCCACTCATTCCGAATCACCAACTCTGGTGTCGAGGACACGACCCAG ATCCACACCCACATGTGTTACTCCAACTTCAACGACATCATCCACTCCATTATCGACATGGATGCTGATGTGATCACAATTGAAAACTCCCGGTCTGATGAGAAGCTGCTATCTGTGTTCCGTGAAGGCGTGAAATATGGTGCTGGAATTGGTCCTGGTGTGTACGATATCCACTCCCCAAGAATACCATCTACCGAAGAAATTGCGGACAGAATCAATAAGATGCTTGCTGTTCTTGAAACCAACATCTTGTGGGTAAATCCCGATTGTGGCCTGAAAACGCGCAAGTATGGTGAAGTGAAGCCTGCACTCGAAAACATGGTTTCTGCAGCAAAACTCCTTCGCACTCAGCTCGCAAGTGCTAAATGA
- the LOC140842666 gene encoding 5-methyltetrahydropteroyltriglutamate--homocysteine methyltransferase-like isoform X1 — protein MRVCSSIKFVGIVPLVRVSSIKMASHIVGYPRMGPKRELKFALESFWDGKSSAEDLEKVSADLRASIWKQMTDAGIKYIPSNTFSYYDQVLDTTAMLGAVPSRYNWSGTEIGFSTYFSMARGNASVPAMEMTKWFDTNYHFIVPELGPDVKFSYASHKAVNEYKEAKALGVDTVPVLVGPVTYLLLSKPAKGVEKTFPLLSLLDKILPVYKEVITELKAAGASWIQFDEPTLVLDLDSHQLEAFTKAYAQLESSLSGLHVLIETYFADVPAAAFKTLTSLAGVAGFGFDLVRGSKTLDLIKREFPSGKVLFAGVVDGRNIWANDLDASLITLQSLESIVGKDKLVVSTSCSLLHTAVDLVNEPKLDKEIKSWLAFAAQKIVEVDALAKSLAGKKDEAFFSANSAAQASRKSSPRVNNEAVQKAAAALKGSDHRRATNVSSRLDVQQKKLNLPILPTTTIGSFPQTIELRRVRREYKAKKISEEEYISSIKEEIKKVVKLQEELDIDVLVHGEPERNDMVEYFGEQLSGFAFTANGWVQSYGSRCVKPPIIYGDVSRPKPMTVFWSTAAQSMTKRPMKGMLTGPVTILNWSFVRNDQPRFETCYQIALAIKDEVEDLEKAGITVIQIDEAALREGLPLRKAEHAFYLDWAVHSFRITNSGVEDTTQIHTHMCYSNFNDIIHSIIDMDADVITIENSRSDEKLLSVFREGVKYGAGIGPGVYDIHSPRIPSTEEIADRINKMLAVLETNILWVNPDCGLKTRKYGEVKPALENMVSAAKLLRTQLASAK, from the exons ATGAGAGTGTGTAGTTCGATTAAATTTGTCGGCATTGTGCCCCTGGTTCGGGTTTCGAGCAT AAAAATGGCTTCTCACATCGTTGGATACCCACGTATGGGCCCTAAGAGAGAGCTGAAGTTTGCTCTGGAATCTTTCTGGGATGGCAAGAGCAGCGCGGAGGATTTGGAAAAAGTGTCGGCTGACCTCAGGGCATCCATCTGGAAGCAGATGACTGATGCCGGGATCAAGTACATTCCTAGCAACACGTTCTCTTACTATGATCAGGTACTTGATACAACTGCTATGCTTGGTGCTGTCCCCTCGAGATACAATTGGAGTGGCACTGAGATTGGTTTCTCAACCTACTTTTCCATGGCAAGAGGCAATGCCTCAGTTCCTGCTATGGAAATGACCAAGTGGTTTGACACCAACTA CCACTTTATTGTGCCAGAATTGGGACCAGATGTGAAATTTTCATATGCTTCCCACAAAGCTGTGAACGAATACAAAGAGGCTAAAGCG CTTGGTGTTGATACCGTCCCTGTACTTGTCGGCCCTGTTACATACTTGTTGCTTTCTAAGCCAGCCAAGGGTGTTGAAAAGACTTTCCCTCTTCTCTCTCTTCTTGACAAAATTCTTCCAGTCTACAA GGAAGTTATTACTGAGTTGAAGGCAGCAGGTGCGTCGTGGATCCAGTTTGATGAGCCCACACTTGTTTTGGATCTCGACTCTCACCAATTGGAAGCATTCACCAAGGCATATGCTCAATTAGAATCAAGCTTATCTGGGCTTCATGTTCTTATTGAGACTTACTTTGCTGATGTCCCTGCGGCGGCATTCAAAACCCTTACCTCTCTTGCCGGAGTCGCTGGGTTTGGTTTTGATTTGGTCCGTGGTAGCAAGACCCTTGATTTGATCAAGAGGGAATTCCCTTCAGGAAAAGTCCTTTTTGCTGGAGTGGTTGATGGCAGGAACATTTGGGCTAATGATCTGGATGCATCTCTCATCACCTTGCAGTCTCTTGAAAGCATCGTGGGAAAGG ATAAGCTTGTTGTATCCACCTCCTGCTCCCTTCTCCACACCGCTGTGGATCTTGTAAATGAGCCTAAGCTGGACAAAGAAATTAAATCCTGGCTCGCATTTGCTGCGCAAAAAATTGTTGAAGTTGATGCTTTGGCAAAGTCACTGGCTGGAAAGAAGGACGAG GCATTCTTCTCTGCTAATTCTGCTGCTCAGGCTTCCAGGAAATCCTCTCCGAGGGTGAATAATGAAGCTGTCCAAAAGGCT GCTGCCGCGTTGAAGGGCTCTGACCACCGCCGTGCTACCAATGTTAGTTCTAGACTTGATGTTCAACAAAAGAAGCTTAACCTTCCAATCCTACCAACCACCACCATTGGTTCCTTCCCCCAGACCATAGAACTCAGAAGAGTCCGCCGTGAATACAAAGCCAAAAA GATCTCTGAGGAGGAATATATCTCCTCTATAAAAGAGGAAATTAAGAAAGTTGTCAAGCTTCAGGAGGAGCTCGACATCGATGTTCTTGTTCATGGAGAGCCGGAG AGGAACGACATGGTTGAGTACTTCGGCGAGCAATTGTCTGGCTTCGCCTTCACTGCCAATGGGTGGGTGCAATCTTATGGATCTCGCTGTGTGAAGCCACCGATTATTTACGGTGATGTGAGTCGGCCCAAGCCAATGACCGTCTTCTGGTCCACTGCTGCCCAGAGCATGACCAAGCGCCCAATGAAGGGAATGCTTACAGGCCCAGTTACCATTCTCAACTGGTCCTTCGTACGAAACGACCAACCCAG ATTCGAAACCTGCTATCAAATCGCTTTGGCCATTAAGGACGAAGTTGAGGATCTTGAGAAGGCAGGAATTACGGTGATCCAAATTGATGAAGCTGCACTGAGAGAAGGATTGCCTCTGAGGAAGGCTGAACATGCTTTCTACCTAGACTGGGCCGTCCACTCATTCCGAATCACCAACTCTGGTGTCGAGGACACGACCCAG ATCCACACCCACATGTGTTACTCCAACTTCAACGACATCATCCACTCCATTATCGACATGGATGCTGATGTGATCACAATTGAAAACTCCCGGTCTGATGAGAAGCTGCTATCTGTGTTCCGTGAAGGCGTGAAATATGGTGCTGGAATTGGTCCTGGTGTGTACGATATCCACTCCCCAAGAATACCATCTACCGAAGAAATTGCGGACAGAATCAATAAGATGCTTGCTGTTCTTGAAACCAACATCTTGTGGGTAAATCCCGATTGTGGCCTGAAAACGCGCAAGTATGGTGAAGTGAAGCCTGCACTCGAAAACATGGTTTCTGCAGCAAAACTCCTTCGCACTCAGCTCGCAAGTGCTAAATGA
- the LOC140803758 gene encoding protein VAPYRIN-like, with product MDRLIRLEPSNTVAIEIEPGQKCSGSISLRNVMHTMPVAFRIQPLNKTRYTVVPHSGIILPLTTLTLEITYQLSPNYSLPYRYPHCDDSFILQSVVAPGAGVKNPTSTYDSVPNDWFINKKKQVYSDSGIKIMFVGSMVLSSLVAKGCMDEIREVLEKSVPNSRAADSVDSEGNSLLHLAVAQSRPDLVQLLLEFEPDIEATNRTGSSPLEAASASGEELIVELLLAHKASPERSEFSTWGPIHLATGNGHVQVLRHLLLKGANPNSLTKDGNTALHLAVEEKRRDCARLLLANAARSDIRNTSDGDTPLHTASALGDEQMVKLLLHKGANKDIRNKQRKTAYDLAAENGHTNLFDVLKLADKLCTAARKGELRMILKLLENGASIHGRDQNGWTALHRASFKGRIDVTRMLIEKGVDVNAKDEDGYTALHCAVESGQVDVIELLVKRGADVEAKTNKGVTAVQIAESLNYTGIIRILVQGGAAKDGVSQLKSKQNSVAFGKGISSREMDTCVVKKNQNHSRRVRRSSFDHYAPLAVV from the coding sequence ATGGATAGGCTAATAAGGTTAGAGCCATCCAATACGGTGGCGATCGAAATCGAACCCGGGCAGAAATGCTCCGGTTCCATCAGTTTACGCAACGTTATGCACACGATGCCAGTTGCGTTTCGCATCCAACCGTTGAACAAGACACGGTACACAGTTGTTCCACACTCCGGGATCATACTACCTCTCACCACACTCACACTTGAAATCACTTACCAACTTTCTCCGAATTATTCGTTGCCATACCGGTACCCGCATTGTGATGATTCTTTCATTTTGCAAAGTGTGGTGGCTCCTGGAGCAGGTGTGAAGAATCCAACATCGACTTATGATTCGGTTCCGAATGATTGGTTCATTAACAAGAAGAAACAGGTGTATTCTGATAGTGGGATCAAGATCATGTTTGTTGGATCGATGGTTTTGAGCAGTTTGGTAGCTAAAGGTTGTATGGATGAAATCAGGGAGGTTCTCGAAAAGAGTGTCCCGAATTCGAGAGCCGCTGATTCTGTTGATTCTGAGGGAAATTCATTGTTACATTTGGCTGTTGCTCAGAGTAGGCCTGATTTGGTCCAGTTGTTGCTTGAATTCGAGCCAGATATTGAGGCCACTAACAGAACCGGATCGAGCCCACTCGAGGCAGCTTCTGCCTCGGGGGAAGAACTGATAGTTGAGCTACTCTTGGCTCACAAAGCAAGCCCGGAAAGATCAGAATTTTCCACTTGGGGTCCAATCCATCTAGCTACAGGGAATGGCCATGTTCAAGTTCTTAGGCATCTTTTACTGAAAGGTGCTAATCCGAATTCGCTCACGAAAGACGGAAACACTGCACTGCACTTAGCCGTCGAAGAGAAAAGACGAGACTGTGCCCGGCTGCTGCTAGCCAATGCAGCTAGATCAGATATTCGAAACACAAGTGATGGTGACACACCTCTACACACAGCCTCCGCCTTAGGAGATGAGCAAATGGTGAAACTTTTGCTCCATAAGGGGGCAAATAAAGATATAAGGAACAAACAACGTAAGACGGCCTACGATCTTGCTGCTGAAAACGGGCACACAAACCTATTTGACGTCCTAAAACTTGCCGACAAGCTATGTACTGCTGCGAGAAAGGGAGAGCTGAGGATGATCCTCAAGCTTCTAGAAAATGGGGCATCCATTCATGGGCGGGACCAGAACGGCTGGACCGCACTTCACCGGGCCTCATTTAAGGGACGTATAGACGTGACACGAATGTTGATCGAAAAGGGCGTTGATGTTAATGCGAAAGACGAAGATGGATACACGGCGTTGCACTGTGCTGTGGAGTCGGGGCAGGTGGATGTGATCGAATTGCTCGTAAAGAGAGGAGCTGACGTTGAAGCAAAAACAAATAAGGGCGTTACAGCCGTTCAAATTGCTGAATCTTTAAACTATACAGGGATTATTAGGATCCTTGTACAGGGAGGAGCTGCAAAAGATGGCGTTTCACAGCTTAAAAGTAAGCAAAATTCTGTGGCATTTGGTAAGGGGATTTCTAGCAGAGAAATGGATACTTGTGTGGTTAAGAAGAATCAGAATCATAGCAGGAGAGTTCGTCGGAGTAGCTTCGATCACTATGCTCCATTAGCCGTGGTCTGA
- the LOC140842668 gene encoding FH protein interacting protein FIP2-like, translating to MTFFSQASSGMISLNIGGKKFCTTIDTLTQREPDSMLAAMFSGRHTICQDSDTGYVFVDRDGKHFRHILNWLREGEVPILKDYEYSELLREAEYFQLLGLIDGIKTSLINRKVDEEMGTELTRIDIIKCIQSEKVRFRGVNLSGLDLSKLDLSYVDFSYACLKNVFFSRANLQCAKFKDVDAEASIFHNATLRECEFTGANLRGALLAGANLQSANLQDACLINCSLCGAELRSAHLQTADLTNANLEGANLEGANLKGAKLTNANLRGANLQRAYLRDVNLRDADLEGAKLDGANLLGAIR from the exons ATGACCTTCTTCTCCCAAGCTTCTTCTGGCATGATCAGCCTTAACATTG GGGGCAAAAAGTTTTGCACAACAATCGATACATTGACTCAGCGTGAGCCTGATTCAATGCTTGCGGCAATGTTCAGTGGTCGCCACACTATCTGTCAGGATAGTGATACG GGCTATGTTTTTGTTGATAGAGATGGGAAACATTTTCGGCATATTTTGAATTGGTTGAGGGAAGGTGAAGTTCCCATTTTGAAAGATTATGAATATTCTGAGCTTTTGAGAGAGGCTGAATATTTCCAGCTTCTT GGCTTAATTGATGGAATTAAAACATCGTTGATCAATAGGAAGGTGGACGAGGAGATGGGTACTGAACTGACACGAATCGATATTATTAAATGCATTCAGTCTGAGAAAGTCAGATTTCGAGGTGTCAATCTCTCTGGCCTTGATCTTTCAAAACTG GACCTATCTTATGTGGACTTCAGTTATGCATGTCTAAAAAATGTCTTCTTCTCACGCGCCAATCTTCAATGTGCGAAGTTCAAG GATGTGGATGCTGAGGCTTCCATATTTCACAACGCAACATTGCGAGA ATGTGAATTTACGGGGGCTAATCTTCGTGGGGCTCTTTTAGCTGGGGCCAACCTCCAGAGTGCAAATCTACAAG ATGCTTGCTTGATAAACTGTAGCCTCTGCGGAGCAGAGTTACGTTCTGCACATCTACAG ACTGCTGATCTAACCAATGCCAACTTAGAAGGAGCTAATCTTGAAGGAGCAAATCTGAAG GGCGCAAAGTTAACTAATGCAAATCTGAGAGGTGCGAATCTACAAAGAGCTTATTTACGGGATGTAAATCTTCGCGATGCA GATTTGGAAGGTGCAAAACTTGATGGTGCCAATTTACTTGGAGCGATCAGGTGA